One region of Solea senegalensis isolate Sse05_10M linkage group LG14, IFAPA_SoseM_1, whole genome shotgun sequence genomic DNA includes:
- the depdc1a gene encoding DEP domain-containing protein 1A isoform X2, whose translation MSSHVISPGPYRATKLWNEVTRLFRGGMPLRKHRQNFRNHASCFTASAAVEWLHQLLRSNSNFGPDVTRQQTLQLLKKFLKNHVIEDVKGRWGSEDLEDNNSLYRFPSTSPLKPIPCSATTSASSSIKKRPSLKDFRFRGVKKHEKETLENVDPALQAEGNKLIGDQQAPRRELTLDDEQEIWRDITLTHLQRILGLASLDEVLYQRYINPQNIIHNMTKVNKHGVVTMDDKTNDLPHWVLSAMKSLANWPKYDSAQPSYPGFERDVFKTVSDYFYSLPQPLLTYELYELFINILGLIQPQCERVAIEALQLCTLLLPPASRRKLQLLMRMMSRISQNVDMPRLHPAIGTRTLMVHTFSGCVLGSAEECDLDELLATRLVSFLMDHQQSILSVPEYLFSAINDHIQYLRTAQVPIESLTNLDGDDPIYAPVPVFAFCRQISGAEFEQQKQASSHEAMEELLEILLTDQNISEKNRRKKLKQFQKQYPDIYSRRFPPSDRENKTDNKPKIKPALLNIKKTKAFSIRN comes from the exons ATGAGTTCTCATGTTATCAGCCCTGGACCGTACCGAGCCACAAAACTG TGGAATGAAGTCACTCGTCTCTTTAGAGGTGGCATGCCCCTAAGGAAACATCGCCAAAACTTCCGCAACCATGCCTCATGCTTCACGGCTTCTGCTGCCGTGGAATGGCTACATCAGCTCCTCCGCAGCAACAGCAACTTTGGCCCCGATGTCACCAGGCAACAGACCTTGCAGCTCCTGAAGAAGTTTCTGAAGAACCATGTTATTGAAGATGTGAAGGGTCGCTGGGGCTCGGAGGATCTCGAGGACAACAACTCGCTGTACAG ATTCCCTTCCACTTCTCCCCTAAAACCCATTCCCTGTTCAGCCACAACCTCAGCCTCCAGCTCCATAAAGAAACGACCTTCCCTAAAGGACTTCAGGTTTAGGGGtgtgaaaaaacatgaaaaggagACACTG GAAAATGTTGATCCTGCCCTCCAAGCAGAAGGAAATAAGCTTATAGGAGACCAGCAGGCGCCAAGACGAGAGCTGACATTGGATGACGAACAGGAAATCTGGAGGGACATCACTCTAACCCA CCTGCAGAGGATTCTGGGTCTTGCGTCGCTTGATGAGGTTTTGTACCAGCGTTACATTAATCCACAGAACATCATTCATAACATGACCAAAGTCAACAAGCACGGAGTGGTCACGATGGACGACAAGACCA ATGACCTTCCACACTGGGTTTTGTCTGCCATGAAGAGTTTGGCCAACT GGCCAAAGTACGACAGCGCACAGCCGTCTTATCCCGGCTTTGAGAGAGATGTCTTCAAAACGGTGTCCGATTACTTCTACAGCCTCCCACAGCCGTTACTCACATACGAACTGTACGAACTGTTTATCAACATCCTGG gcctcATCCAGCCTCAGTGTGAGCGTGTAGCCATTGAGGCCCTGCAGCTTTGcaccctcctccttcctcctgcctCCCGCAGGAAGCTGCAGCTCCTTATGAGGATGATGTCACGCATCAGTCAGAATGTGGACATGCCTCGCCTCCACCCCGCCATCGGCACCCGAACATTG ATGGTCCACACCTTCTCAGGCTGTGTCCTGGGCAGCGCTGAGGAGTGTGATTTGGATGAGCTGTTGGCCACCAGGCTGGTGTCTTTTCTGATGGACCATCAGCAGAGCATCCTCTCAGTTCCCGAGTACCTGTTCAGTGCCATCAATGACCACATTCAGTATCTTCGCACAGCACAG gTTCCCATTGAGAGCCTCACTAACCTCGATGGTGACGATCCAATATACGCTCCAGTGCCCGTGTTCGCTTTCTGCCGTCAGATTAGCGGGGCTGAGTTTGAACAGCAGAAGCAGGCGTCTTCTCACGAAGCCATGGAGGAGTTACTGGAGATCCTGCTGACTGACCAAAACATCAGTGAGAAAAACAGACGCAAGAAACTGAAGCAG TTTCAGAAGCAGTATCCAGACATCTACAGTCGTCGTTTTCCCCCAtcagacagagaaaacaagacCGACAACAAACCAAAGATTAAACCCGCACTCCTTAACATCAAGAAGACCAAAGCGTTCAGCATCAGGAACTGA
- the depdc1a gene encoding DEP domain-containing protein 1A isoform X1, with the protein MSSHVISPGPYRATKLWNEVTRLFRGGMPLRKHRQNFRNHASCFTASAAVEWLHQLLRSNSNFGPDVTRQQTLQLLKKFLKNHVIEDVKGRWGSEDLEDNNSLYRFPSTSPLKPIPCSATTSASSSIKKRPSLKDFRFRGVKKHEKETLENVDPALQAEGNKLIGDQQAPRRELTLDDEQEIWRDITLTHLQRILGLASLDEVLYQRYINPQNIIHNMTKVNKHGVVTMDDKTNDLPHWVLSAMKSLANWPKYDSAQPSYPGFERDVFKTVSDYFYSLPQPLLTYELYELFINILVFCGYVATPTTHQRGKRKKSDLPSVPPPAKTSFRSTECLLLSLLHQGTCDETESPMRDVLGGKLQSRLEALRGGGAGDAQFGGSLMSLSTAVSMKPQTRSCSLETILDDSAPLSLQPLFLSSDSLASCTFNSRSQDDSPAVITPPCHSDFLSISKASAVACGNVPGSTTRNRLSVVSTAGLSSTKRLHPLRPHSVGSCLDIVVEAREEEAKETTWQGRTTSCLNVNTPSDSRLSSSASRPSLVSSYLPSSSSHHPFSSLSSTAVAKAQGSYAATGPNGPRPASSTSNLWMPPAPVVVRRCLSSLDVCKPSRPVSLFKRPVCVPSSSAHPPQPKPEHSLIQPQCERVAIEALQLCTLLLPPASRRKLQLLMRMMSRISQNVDMPRLHPAIGTRTLMVHTFSGCVLGSAEECDLDELLATRLVSFLMDHQQSILSVPEYLFSAINDHIQYLRTAQVPIESLTNLDGDDPIYAPVPVFAFCRQISGAEFEQQKQASSHEAMEELLEILLTDQNISEKNRRKKLKQFQKQYPDIYSRRFPPSDRENKTDNKPKIKPALLNIKKTKAFSIRN; encoded by the exons ATGAGTTCTCATGTTATCAGCCCTGGACCGTACCGAGCCACAAAACTG TGGAATGAAGTCACTCGTCTCTTTAGAGGTGGCATGCCCCTAAGGAAACATCGCCAAAACTTCCGCAACCATGCCTCATGCTTCACGGCTTCTGCTGCCGTGGAATGGCTACATCAGCTCCTCCGCAGCAACAGCAACTTTGGCCCCGATGTCACCAGGCAACAGACCTTGCAGCTCCTGAAGAAGTTTCTGAAGAACCATGTTATTGAAGATGTGAAGGGTCGCTGGGGCTCGGAGGATCTCGAGGACAACAACTCGCTGTACAG ATTCCCTTCCACTTCTCCCCTAAAACCCATTCCCTGTTCAGCCACAACCTCAGCCTCCAGCTCCATAAAGAAACGACCTTCCCTAAAGGACTTCAGGTTTAGGGGtgtgaaaaaacatgaaaaggagACACTG GAAAATGTTGATCCTGCCCTCCAAGCAGAAGGAAATAAGCTTATAGGAGACCAGCAGGCGCCAAGACGAGAGCTGACATTGGATGACGAACAGGAAATCTGGAGGGACATCACTCTAACCCA CCTGCAGAGGATTCTGGGTCTTGCGTCGCTTGATGAGGTTTTGTACCAGCGTTACATTAATCCACAGAACATCATTCATAACATGACCAAAGTCAACAAGCACGGAGTGGTCACGATGGACGACAAGACCA ATGACCTTCCACACTGGGTTTTGTCTGCCATGAAGAGTTTGGCCAACT GGCCAAAGTACGACAGCGCACAGCCGTCTTATCCCGGCTTTGAGAGAGATGTCTTCAAAACGGTGTCCGATTACTTCTACAGCCTCCCACAGCCGTTACTCACATACGAACTGTACGAACTGTTTATCAACATCCTGG TGTTTTGTGGGTACGTTGCGACGCCCACTACGCACCAACGTGGGAAACGCAAGAAGTCTGACCTGCCCTCAGTCCCTCCCCCAGCCAAGACGTCATTTCGCTCCACAGAgtgtctcctcctgtctcttCTCCATCAGGGGACATGTGATGAAACAGAATCTCCCATGAGAGATGTGCTTGGCGGGAAACTGCAGTCACGCCTGGAGGCACTGAGAGGAGGTGGTGCGGGTGACGCTCAGTTTGGTGGCAGCCTCATGAGTCTGAGTACTGCCGTTTCCATGAAACCTCAAACCAGAAGTTGCTCACTAGAAACCATCCTGGATGACAGTGCCCCTCTCAGCCTACAGCCACTATTTCTGTCCAGTGACAGCCTGGCATCCTGCACCTTCAACAGCAGGAGCCAGGACGACAGTCCTGCAGTCATAACACCCCCCTGTCATTCAGACTTTTTATCTATATCCAAAGCATCTGCTGTGGCCTGTGGAAATGTTCCAGGAAGTACAACTAGAAATAGACTGTCTGTAGTTTCCACAGCAGGACTGTCCTCCACAAAGAGGTTGCATCCCTTGCGGCCGCACAGCGTAGGCAGCTGTCTGGACATTGTGGTAGAAGCCAGGGAAGAAGAAGCAAAAGAAACCACCTGGCAGGGCCGAACAACCAGCTGCCTGAATGTTAACACTCCATCAGACTCGcgtctctcctcctcagcttcACGTCCCTCTTTGGTGTCCTCCTATCtaccctcttcttcttcccatcATCCTTTCTCCTCCTTGTCTTCAACTGCTGTGGCCAAAGCACAAGGGTCTTATGCTGCTACAGGACCCAACGGGCCCAGACCCGCCTCCAGTACTTCTAATCTCTGGATGCCTCCCGCTCCTGTTGTTGTCCGGCGCTGCCTCAGCTCTCTGGACGTGTGCAAGCCTTCTCGACCTGTGTCACTGTTCAAACGCCCTGTCTGTGTGCCCAGCAGCAGCGCACACCCCCCTCAGCCTAAACCTGAGCACA gcctcATCCAGCCTCAGTGTGAGCGTGTAGCCATTGAGGCCCTGCAGCTTTGcaccctcctccttcctcctgcctCCCGCAGGAAGCTGCAGCTCCTTATGAGGATGATGTCACGCATCAGTCAGAATGTGGACATGCCTCGCCTCCACCCCGCCATCGGCACCCGAACATTG ATGGTCCACACCTTCTCAGGCTGTGTCCTGGGCAGCGCTGAGGAGTGTGATTTGGATGAGCTGTTGGCCACCAGGCTGGTGTCTTTTCTGATGGACCATCAGCAGAGCATCCTCTCAGTTCCCGAGTACCTGTTCAGTGCCATCAATGACCACATTCAGTATCTTCGCACAGCACAG gTTCCCATTGAGAGCCTCACTAACCTCGATGGTGACGATCCAATATACGCTCCAGTGCCCGTGTTCGCTTTCTGCCGTCAGATTAGCGGGGCTGAGTTTGAACAGCAGAAGCAGGCGTCTTCTCACGAAGCCATGGAGGAGTTACTGGAGATCCTGCTGACTGACCAAAACATCAGTGAGAAAAACAGACGCAAGAAACTGAAGCAG TTTCAGAAGCAGTATCCAGACATCTACAGTCGTCGTTTTCCCCCAtcagacagagaaaacaagacCGACAACAAACCAAAGATTAAACCCGCACTCCTTAACATCAAGAAGACCAAAGCGTTCAGCATCAGGAACTGA